Proteins from a genomic interval of Micromonospora sp. NBC_00389:
- a CDS encoding NADH-quinone oxidoreductase subunit J, with protein sequence MITAISFWVLAVVAVLSGAAVFWVNSMARASYSLALSFIAVGVQVLLLQQNYIGVVTILMMVMEMAVMAVYMVMFMGMNPALMPMSMVHDKRHALAVAVGVFVALTAGVLLVPWPARRGAPAEDVTAALGEELMGPKMLAMITVGMVMAVTIVAGVVLAAHRTRYDRFGEDLRRRPAHDPQPGGVGR encoded by the coding sequence ATGATCACCGCCATCTCGTTCTGGGTGCTCGCCGTCGTCGCCGTGCTCAGCGGGGCCGCCGTTTTCTGGGTCAACTCGATGGCCCGGGCCAGCTACTCGCTCGCGCTGTCGTTCATCGCGGTCGGGGTGCAGGTGCTGCTGCTTCAGCAGAACTACATCGGTGTGGTGACGATCCTGATGATGGTGATGGAGATGGCCGTGATGGCCGTCTACATGGTGATGTTCATGGGCATGAACCCGGCGCTGATGCCGATGAGCATGGTCCACGACAAGCGACACGCCCTGGCGGTCGCCGTCGGTGTGTTTGTCGCCCTGACTGCCGGGGTGCTGCTCGTTCCGTGGCCGGCTCGCCGCGGCGCCCCTGCCGAGGACGTGACGGCCGCGCTCGGTGAGGAGCTGATGGGCCCGAAGATGCTGGCGATGATCACCGTCGGCATGGTCATGGCGGTCACCATCGTGGCTGGCGTGGTGCTGGCAGCGCACCGCACCCGCTACGACCGCTTCGGTGAGGACCTGCGCCGCCGTCCCGCACACGACCCGCAACCGGGTGGGGTCGGCCGATGA
- a CDS encoding NADH-quinone oxidoreductase subunit H encodes MPDSTVTTVPAGWAFAAAAILGLLVAFAAVLDGLFSARTAGAGPSGMTRPLGETARLVRQRRRTTVAADTLLWRIGSSGLLFMALMIVTVVPLGQWTLFDLDVGVVWFNAMDVLAWAFVWLTGWGANSTHSLIGGYRFLAHGLAYELPLMFALVAPAVAASSLNVGAVAAAQADLWFVVWMPAAFLVYCTGVVAIAVWGPFTPALGSDIAGGVTTELSGVDRLVFQGGRYALLAAGAAFAVPMFLGGGNGPLLPGWAWVLVKTGALLAVFVRLRRRLPALRPDLFMEVGWVVLLPAVLVQDLLVAVVAVWRT; translated from the coding sequence ATGCCTGACTCGACCGTGACGACGGTCCCCGCCGGGTGGGCATTCGCCGCGGCAGCGATCTTGGGTCTTCTCGTGGCCTTCGCCGCGGTCCTTGACGGGCTTTTCTCGGCGCGGACAGCGGGCGCCGGGCCGTCGGGGATGACCCGACCGCTGGGGGAGACGGCCCGGCTCGTTCGGCAGCGGCGCAGAACGACTGTCGCGGCCGACACCTTGCTGTGGCGGATCGGCAGTTCCGGTCTGCTGTTCATGGCGTTGATGATCGTGACGGTCGTGCCACTGGGGCAGTGGACGCTGTTTGACCTCGACGTGGGGGTGGTGTGGTTCAACGCGATGGACGTCCTGGCGTGGGCGTTCGTGTGGCTGACCGGGTGGGGCGCCAACTCCACGCACTCGCTGATCGGGGGCTACCGCTTCCTGGCTCACGGACTGGCCTATGAACTTCCGCTGATGTTCGCGCTCGTGGCGCCGGCGGTCGCCGCATCGAGCCTCAACGTCGGGGCGGTTGCGGCAGCGCAGGCGGACCTGTGGTTCGTGGTATGGATGCCCGCCGCGTTCCTGGTCTACTGCACCGGGGTCGTCGCGATCGCGGTCTGGGGACCGTTCACGCCAGCGCTGGGCTCCGACATCGCCGGCGGCGTCACCACGGAGTTGTCCGGCGTCGACCGGCTGGTGTTCCAGGGCGGACGCTATGCCTTACTGGCCGCGGGAGCCGCCTTCGCCGTGCCGATGTTCCTGGGAGGTGGCAACGGTCCGCTGCTGCCCGGCTGGGCCTGGGTGCTGGTTAAGACGGGCGCCCTGCTCGCTGTCTTTGTGCGGCTGCGCCGCCGGCTGCCCGCTCTCCGGCCGGACCTGTTCATGGAGGTCGGGTGGGTGGTGCTTCTACCCGCCGTGCTTGTTCAGGATCTACTCGTCGCCGTCGTCGCAGTGTGGAGAACCTGA
- a CDS encoding NADH-quinone oxidoreductase subunit A gives MALVAVVFVAGLYGLHRLLALAPDPLAVLPFQSGWRPEEHALSRYHVRWYLSTLLFLAFDVEMLFMYPWAVVVAEMGATAIVEMFLFLGAVFVAVVWAWREGALRWV, from the coding sequence ATGGCACTGGTGGCGGTTGTCTTCGTCGCCGGGTTGTACGGCCTGCATCGCCTGCTCGCCCTCGCGCCCGACCCACTCGCGGTGCTGCCGTTCCAGTCCGGGTGGCGGCCCGAGGAACACGCGCTGTCCCGGTACCACGTCCGGTGGTACCTCTCGACCCTGCTGTTTCTCGCATTCGACGTGGAAATGCTCTTCATGTACCCCTGGGCGGTCGTCGTTGCCGAGATGGGCGCCACGGCGATCGTCGAGATGTTCCTCTTCCTCGGTGCGGTCTTCGTCGCGGTGGTGTGGGCCTGGAGGGAGGGGGCTCTGCGGTGGGTTTGA
- a CDS encoding YibE/F family protein — protein MGADHSRPAPSTPRVRRILIATVVPLFVITVIATLVLWPRDTPDGEQSEPVPRYHGTVTKVVTEPCPPASEVPEGSPAAQDGPCGTVTVQVEQGPDNGTQVEMPVPSGPGAPEVTVGDEVVLVQLMDPADPTVSTYNIAEHQRGKPLIWLVALFAAAIVAFGRLRGLAALAGLGATFAILLAFVVPGISAGGSPLLIAVTGSALIMFVVLYLTHGVTAQTSVAVLGTLGSLVLTGLLGTLATAAAHLTGYGSEEATTLSMFQADVDLHGLLLAGIIIGSLGVLDDVTVTQAATVTELAHANPALSRLQLYRAATRVGRAHIASTVNTIVLAYAGASLPLLLLLTADSRSVSQILTSEFLAQEIVRSAVATLGLIAAVPLTTGLAALVTTAGRDPAVDAADGGNIPQSRIPKERPGNQWPSRRNVALEALSGGDPTDGRAGLGSDTTPSGLDPQGRRNTEW, from the coding sequence GTGGGTGCTGACCACAGCCGTCCCGCCCCGTCCACCCCGCGGGTGCGACGGATCCTCATCGCGACGGTGGTCCCCCTCTTCGTCATCACCGTGATCGCCACCCTGGTGCTCTGGCCGCGCGACACCCCCGACGGGGAGCAGAGCGAGCCCGTTCCCCGTTACCACGGCACGGTCACGAAGGTGGTGACGGAACCCTGCCCGCCAGCGTCAGAGGTACCGGAGGGCAGCCCGGCCGCGCAGGACGGGCCGTGCGGAACGGTCACCGTCCAGGTCGAGCAGGGCCCGGACAACGGAACGCAGGTGGAGATGCCCGTGCCGTCTGGCCCGGGCGCTCCCGAAGTCACGGTCGGGGATGAGGTCGTCCTTGTTCAGCTGATGGACCCGGCCGACCCGACGGTGAGCACCTACAACATCGCCGAGCACCAGCGCGGCAAGCCGCTGATCTGGCTGGTGGCGCTCTTTGCGGCCGCGATCGTGGCGTTCGGACGGCTGCGGGGGCTAGCGGCGCTAGCCGGGCTGGGGGCGACCTTCGCGATCCTGCTCGCCTTCGTCGTGCCCGGCATCTCCGCTGGCGGCTCGCCGTTGCTAATCGCAGTCACCGGCTCGGCCCTGATCATGTTCGTGGTGCTGTACCTGACTCACGGCGTCACCGCACAGACGTCGGTGGCGGTGCTCGGCACGCTCGGCAGCCTGGTGCTGACCGGCCTGCTTGGCACCCTGGCCACCGCCGCCGCCCACCTGACCGGGTATGGCAGTGAGGAGGCCACCACGCTGTCGATGTTCCAGGCCGACGTCGACCTGCACGGCCTGCTACTGGCCGGGATCATCATCGGCTCCCTCGGGGTCCTCGACGACGTCACGGTCACCCAGGCGGCCACGGTCACCGAGCTCGCGCACGCCAACCCGGCACTGTCCCGGCTCCAGCTCTATCGCGCGGCGACCCGGGTCGGCCGGGCTCACATCGCCTCCACCGTCAACACCATCGTGCTGGCGTACGCGGGTGCCTCGCTGCCGCTGCTGCTCCTGCTCACCGCCGACTCCCGGTCGGTGAGCCAGATCCTCACCAGCGAGTTCCTGGCCCAGGAGATCGTCCGCAGCGCGGTCGCCACACTCGGACTGATCGCCGCCGTACCGCTGACTACCGGACTGGCGGCGCTGGTCACCACGGCTGGGCGCGACCCCGCAGTCGACGCCGCCGATGGTGGAAACATTCCACAATCTCGTATTCCAAAGGAGCGGCCTGGAAACCAGTGGCCGTCGAGGCGGAACGTCGCGCTCGAGGCCCTGAGCGGGGGTGATCCCACCGATGGGCGAGCCGGTCTAGGCAGCGACACAACGCCGAGTGGCCTCGACCCTCAGGGACGCCGGAATACTGAATGGTGA
- a CDS encoding coiled-coil domain-containing protein: protein MTARLRRWMTPVVATLTVLAIVIGPVPATAAPSTPTPSGHEDDGEPRLLNDVIEGANRAYTRAKAKLEKSRKRQLELALQVDRAQAELDALRPQVSHIAMQSYRTGRLGAAAILLDSNAPDSFVQRAVALDELNMVNAKKLAEVNVVKTRAEKAKLALDAEVREQQKLTNDMARDKREAEKALALVGGQGFTGGLVSATSPVARIAPGRTSDGDWKSEGCSEKDPTTAGCVTPRTLHMYKEVKRAGFNRFVGCYRPGGPWEHPKGLACDWSLQNSGFSPWRSKDTRMYGNNLAAFLIRNADRLGVYYVIWNRQIWFPATGWKSYSGPSNHTDHVHVSLL from the coding sequence GTGACGGCACGCCTGCGCCGCTGGATGACACCGGTGGTGGCCACGCTGACCGTTCTCGCCATCGTCATCGGCCCCGTCCCGGCGACGGCTGCGCCTTCGACGCCGACGCCATCGGGTCACGAGGATGACGGCGAGCCGCGGCTGCTCAACGACGTCATCGAGGGGGCGAACCGCGCCTACACCCGGGCCAAGGCGAAGCTGGAGAAGTCCAGGAAGCGCCAGCTTGAGCTCGCGCTGCAGGTCGACCGCGCCCAGGCTGAGCTGGACGCCTTGAGGCCGCAGGTGAGTCATATCGCCATGCAGTCCTACCGAACCGGTCGGCTCGGTGCGGCCGCCATACTGCTGGACAGCAACGCCCCAGATTCGTTCGTCCAGCGCGCTGTCGCGCTGGACGAGCTGAACATGGTCAATGCCAAGAAGCTCGCCGAGGTCAACGTTGTCAAGACCCGCGCCGAGAAGGCGAAGCTGGCGCTCGACGCCGAGGTGCGTGAGCAGCAGAAGCTCACCAACGACATGGCCCGGGACAAGCGCGAGGCGGAGAAGGCGCTCGCGCTCGTGGGCGGGCAGGGCTTCACCGGCGGCCTGGTGTCGGCCACCTCGCCGGTTGCCCGAATCGCCCCTGGCCGCACCTCCGACGGCGACTGGAAGTCCGAGGGGTGCAGCGAAAAGGACCCCACCACCGCCGGCTGCGTCACACCCCGCACGCTGCACATGTACAAGGAGGTTAAGCGGGCCGGCTTCAACCGGTTCGTCGGCTGCTACCGGCCGGGCGGTCCGTGGGAGCACCCCAAGGGCCTCGCCTGCGACTGGTCGCTGCAGAACAGCGGCTTCAGCCCTTGGCGCAGTAAGGACACCCGGATGTACGGGAACAACCTCGCCGCGTTCCTGATCCGCAACGCCGACCGGCTCGGCGTGTACTACGTGATCTGGAACCGGCAAATTTGGTTCCCGGCAACCGGCTGGAAGTCCTACAGCGGACCGTCGAACCACACCGACCACGTCCATGTGTCACTGCTCTAG
- a CDS encoding L,D-transpeptidase — MELRQRLTLFAVTIAATPLVLGGCTTDRKSAAGSAQGRAAPPELTVTPSDGTQEVPISAEVGMAVKGGRISAVRISDDKGTQVKAEPRQDGSAWVPSRPLQPRRTYTAEVTATGDSGEITTRKTTFTTMPKSTKPVITSTLYFAGNRTYGTAMPVTVAFDPPIAKEARADVQRRLFVKTNPPQSGTWSWVDDGSQVYYRAPDFWRPGTTISVRTGLEGLPIGKDRVGDADRSATSKIGRQVSLEVDNATKQMSVMRDGKLIRKIPVSLGKASTPTSSGKMVIMEKHQYATFDTRGEPNGGYVVDVEDAQRLTNGGEFIHGAPWSEGDQGKTNVSHGCTNVSAAAADWLMGVTQVGDLVTFKGTEVQLQPGNGWTAWNVSWDEFVKGSALPVPAGLQPAPAQVPHPGAVAGGSPAPAPSVTGN; from the coding sequence ATGGAGTTAAGGCAGCGACTGACGCTGTTTGCGGTAACCATCGCAGCCACACCGTTGGTCCTCGGCGGGTGCACCACCGACCGTAAGTCGGCTGCCGGGTCGGCCCAGGGGCGGGCAGCGCCGCCGGAGTTGACCGTCACACCGTCCGACGGCACGCAGGAAGTGCCCATCAGCGCCGAGGTGGGAATGGCCGTGAAGGGTGGGCGGATCAGCGCTGTACGGATCAGCGACGATAAGGGGACGCAGGTCAAGGCGGAGCCTCGGCAGGACGGATCGGCCTGGGTTCCGAGCAGGCCGTTGCAGCCCCGGCGTACCTACACCGCCGAGGTCACCGCGACCGGCGACTCCGGGGAGATCACCACCCGGAAGACGACCTTCACGACGATGCCGAAGTCCACCAAGCCGGTGATCACCAGCACGCTCTATTTCGCTGGCAATCGGACCTACGGCACGGCGATGCCGGTAACCGTCGCGTTCGACCCGCCCATCGCGAAAGAGGCCAGAGCGGATGTGCAGCGCCGCCTGTTCGTGAAGACGAATCCCCCTCAGTCGGGGACCTGGTCCTGGGTGGACGATGGTAGCCAGGTCTATTACCGGGCCCCCGATTTCTGGCGACCGGGCACCACGATCAGCGTCCGGACCGGCCTGGAGGGCTTGCCGATCGGTAAAGACCGGGTCGGTGACGCGGACCGAAGCGCCACCTCCAAGATCGGCCGGCAGGTGTCCCTGGAAGTCGACAACGCCACCAAGCAGATGTCGGTCATGCGGGACGGCAAGCTGATTCGCAAGATCCCCGTCAGCCTCGGCAAGGCGAGCACGCCGACGTCCAGCGGCAAGATGGTGATCATGGAGAAGCACCAGTACGCGACGTTTGACACTCGGGGTGAGCCGAACGGGGGCTACGTGGTCGACGTTGAGGACGCCCAGCGGCTGACCAATGGCGGGGAGTTCATCCACGGGGCGCCGTGGTCCGAGGGGGACCAGGGGAAAACCAACGTCTCGCATGGCTGCACCAACGTCTCCGCCGCCGCGGCCGACTGGCTGATGGGCGTCACTCAGGTCGGGGACCTGGTCACCTTTAAGGGCACCGAGGTGCAGTTGCAGCCGGGCAACGGCTGGACGGCCTGGAACGTCAGCTGGGACGAGTTCGTCAAGGGCAGCGCTCTGCCCGTACCCGCCGGGCTCCAGCCGGCCCCGGCGCAGGTGCCGCACCCGGGCGCCGTGGCTGGTGGATCGCCGGCCCCGGCCCCGTCCGTCACCGGCAACTGA
- a CDS encoding transposase family protein — MQVITAARPEWIFPFTGLQPAQFRKLVRVVAERGGDGIADGRPGRQWALDLPDRVLLVATYWRTNLTMRQIGPLFGVSHSAAHRVIDTLGPLLALAPVLRRPVEQIAIVDGTLIPTRDHRLAARSKNYRYSTNLQVAIDASTRLVIAVGDPQPGNRNDTIVYRTSGIEEKLAGRPVMADGGYRGNPEVIIPYRKPADGGDLPAWKEALNVEHRRVRAGVEHALARMKCFKILRDYRRAAHTLADAASGIANLHNIILAG; from the coding sequence GTGCAGGTGATCACCGCGGCCCGCCCGGAGTGGATCTTTCCGTTCACGGGGCTGCAGCCCGCCCAGTTCCGCAAGCTGGTCCGCGTGGTCGCCGAGCGTGGCGGTGACGGCATCGCCGATGGCCGGCCGGGCCGGCAGTGGGCCTTGGACCTTCCCGATCGGGTGTTGCTGGTGGCCACCTACTGGCGCACGAACCTGACGATGCGCCAGATCGGGCCGCTGTTCGGGGTGTCGCACTCGGCCGCGCACCGGGTCATCGACACTCTCGGCCCGTTGCTGGCCCTCGCGCCGGTGCTGCGGCGGCCGGTCGAGCAGATCGCCATCGTCGACGGCACCCTGATTCCCACCCGCGATCACCGACTGGCCGCCCGCAGCAAGAACTACCGGTACTCGACGAACCTGCAGGTCGCCATCGACGCCAGCACCCGCCTGGTCATCGCCGTCGGCGACCCACAGCCGGGCAACCGCAACGACACGATCGTCTACCGCACCAGCGGCATCGAGGAGAAACTCGCCGGGCGGCCGGTGATGGCCGACGGCGGCTACCGCGGCAACCCCGAGGTGATCATCCCGTACCGCAAGCCCGCCGACGGCGGTGACCTGCCGGCCTGGAAAGAAGCCCTCAACGTCGAACACCGGAGGGTCCGTGCAGGGGTCGAACACGCCCTGGCCAGGATGAAGTGCTTCAAGATCCTGCGTGACTACCGCCGCGCCGCTCACACATTGGCCGACGCCGCTTCCGGCATCGCCAACCTCCACAACATCATCCTCGCCGGCTAA
- a CDS encoding transposase family protein has product MITAARPAWIFPFTGLQPDQFRKLVRLVAERGGDAITDGRPGRQWALDLPDRVLLDAAYWRTNLTMRQIGPLFGVSHSAAHRVIDTLVPLLALAPVRRRPVDQIAIVDGTLIPTRDHRLAARSKNYRYSTNLQVAIDASTRLVIAVGDPQPGNRNDTIVYRTSGIEEQLDGRPVMADGGYRGNREVIMPYRKPSDGSDLPDWKQALNVENRRVRAGVEHALTRMKCFNILRDYRRAARTLADTASGIANLHNIILAG; this is encoded by the coding sequence GTGATCACCGCAGCCCGTCCGGCATGGATCTTCCCGTTCACCGGGTTGCAGCCCGACCAGTTCCGCAAGCTGGTCCGCTTAGTCGCCGAGCGTGGTGGTGACGCGATCACTGACGGCCGGCCGGGCCGGCAGTGGGCCCTGGACCTGCCCGACCGGGTGCTCCTGGACGCGGCGTACTGGCGCACCAACCTGACCATGCGCCAGATCGGCCCGCTGTTCGGGGTGTCGCACTCCGCCGCGCACCGGGTGATCGACACCCTCGTCCCGCTGCTTGCCCTGGCGCCGGTGCGTCGGCGGCCGGTCGACCAGATCGCCATCGTCGACGGCACCCTGATCCCGACCCGCGATCACCGCCTGGCCGCCCGGAGCAAGAACTACCGCTATTCGACGAATCTGCAGGTCGCCATCGATGCCAGTACCCGCCTGGTCATCGCCGTCGGCGACCCGCAGCCGGGCAACCGCAACGACACGATCGTCTACCGCACGAGCGGCATCGAGGAGCAGCTGGACGGGCGGCCGGTGATGGCCGACGGCGGCTACCGGGGCAACCGCGAGGTGATCATGCCGTACCGCAAGCCCTCCGACGGCAGCGACCTGCCGGACTGGAAGCAAGCCCTCAACGTCGAAAACCGCAGGGTTCGGGCAGGGGTCGAACACGCCCTAACCAGGATGAAGTGCTTCAATATTCTGCGCGACTATCGACGCGCCGCCCGGACATTGGCCGATACCGCTTCCGGCATCGCCAACCTCCACAACATCATCCTCGCTGGCTGA
- a CDS encoding DUF302 domain-containing protein, protein MHDKLGINLEDYVILGACNPPLAHQALEAEREIGLLLPCNVVVRADGPDATLVQALDPQVMVQLTGRDELRPVADEATRRLRAALDSLTA, encoded by the coding sequence CTGCACGACAAGCTCGGCATCAACCTGGAGGACTACGTCATCCTCGGCGCCTGCAACCCGCCTCTGGCACACCAGGCGCTCGAAGCGGAACGGGAGATCGGGCTGCTGCTGCCGTGCAACGTCGTGGTCCGCGCCGACGGCCCCGACGCCACCCTGGTGCAGGCCCTCGACCCCCAGGTGATGGTGCAGCTGACCGGGAGAGACGAGCTGCGACCGGTGGCTGACGAGGCGACCCGGCGGCTCCGCGCCGCCCTGGACAGCCTGACCGCCTGA
- a CDS encoding C39 family peptidase, with translation MEEHVKHHLKRQLRRLATERPYQVAAGSAAALVLAATTGTLLVNANDAPVRQEATTAVAELAPQLGDVATGNQARIATSPSTSASASPSASATSTKQNPDLTRKAAPKPPSTKVLDYTYEAQTAYWNCGPAAVRNALSASGVETTQDAMVAPLGATENGTNSAEDTTRGLNQMVKGNPYRTRTIPGTASPVQMDQLQADVVKAITDGRAIVANTVGDATDTDGGWHSFPGGHYIAVVGYKNDGRTVRIADSANPATASYWMTTIELANWMATRGYSA, from the coding sequence GTGGAGGAACACGTGAAGCACCACCTCAAGCGGCAGCTGCGACGCCTCGCCACCGAACGCCCGTACCAGGTCGCCGCCGGCTCCGCCGCAGCGCTCGTGCTGGCGGCCACGACCGGTACCCTGCTCGTCAACGCCAATGACGCGCCCGTGCGCCAGGAGGCCACGACCGCCGTGGCCGAGCTGGCCCCGCAGCTGGGCGACGTCGCCACCGGCAACCAGGCCCGCATCGCGACATCCCCGTCGACCTCGGCCAGCGCCTCGCCGTCGGCCAGCGCCACGTCGACCAAGCAGAACCCGGACCTGACCCGCAAGGCCGCCCCGAAGCCGCCCTCGACGAAGGTCCTCGACTACACCTACGAGGCGCAGACCGCCTACTGGAACTGCGGCCCGGCCGCAGTGCGCAACGCGCTCAGCGCGAGCGGCGTCGAGACCACCCAGGACGCGATGGTCGCCCCGCTCGGCGCCACCGAGAACGGCACCAACTCCGCCGAGGACACCACCCGCGGGCTCAACCAGATGGTCAAGGGCAACCCGTACCGGACCCGGACGATCCCCGGCACGGCCTCCCCGGTGCAGATGGACCAGCTCCAGGCCGACGTGGTCAAGGCCATCACCGACGGACGGGCCATCGTCGCAAACACCGTCGGCGACGCCACGGACACCGACGGGGGCTGGCACTCCTTCCCCGGCGGCCACTACATCGCCGTGGTCGGCTACAAGAACGACGGGCGGACCGTGCGGATCGCCGACTCCGCGAACCCGGCGACCGCCTCCTACTGGATGACCACCATCGAACTGGCGAACTGGATGGCCACCCGCGGCTACTCTGCCTAA
- a CDS encoding transposase, with protein sequence MAAPKKYPDELRQRAVRLYRESDPKPVIRRLAEQLGVHHEALRNWIRQAEADADERHDRPTSEMAEENRRLRKEVAELRRANEILKAASAYFAAELDPTRRRS encoded by the coding sequence GTGGCAGCACCGAAGAAGTACCCCGACGAGCTGCGTCAGCGTGCTGTGCGTTTGTATCGCGAGTCGGACCCGAAGCCCGTGATCCGGCGTCTCGCCGAGCAGCTCGGCGTGCATCACGAGGCTTTGCGGAACTGGATCCGGCAGGCCGAGGCCGACGCTGACGAGCGTCACGACCGGCCCACCAGCGAGATGGCCGAGGAGAACCGCCGGCTGCGCAAGGAAGTCGCCGAGCTGCGACGGGCGAACGAGATCCTGAAAGCGGCGAGCGCGTATTTCGCGGCGGAGCTCGACCCGACCCGGCGACGGTCATGA
- a CDS encoding IS3 family transposase, producing the protein MTFIYEHRDQFAVALLLRVLNVGASTYYAWVKQAEQPCDRDMVDLGLISNIHEIWSASGHTYGADRVHRQLRRDGIRVGRKRVERLMADQGWQGAFLRRGWRGGSTRQDPRATPAPDLVNRQFTAAGPNRLWVADATRIPCGEGVFWLAAVRDVFSRRIVGWKTSDRCDTDLILAALEYGIWSRDVRDGQLIHHSDRGSNYTSFRFTQRLQDNGILPSMGSVGDSYDNALMENFWSTLKIELVYRTSWRTRDEAENAIFAYIDGWYNTHRIQKELGYLSPDEYETAWHTSQHDQAEPPIATPAPAGSR; encoded by the coding sequence ATGACGTTCATTTATGAACACCGTGACCAGTTCGCGGTCGCGCTCCTGTTACGGGTTCTCAACGTCGGCGCCTCCACCTACTACGCGTGGGTCAAGCAGGCCGAACAACCCTGCGACCGCGACATGGTCGACCTGGGCCTGATCTCCAACATCCACGAGATCTGGAGCGCGTCCGGGCACACCTACGGCGCGGACCGAGTGCACCGGCAGCTCCGCCGTGACGGCATCCGGGTGGGCCGCAAGCGGGTCGAGCGGCTGATGGCCGACCAGGGCTGGCAGGGCGCGTTCCTGCGTCGCGGCTGGCGCGGCGGCTCTACCCGGCAGGACCCTCGGGCGACGCCGGCGCCAGATCTGGTCAACCGGCAGTTCACCGCCGCCGGGCCGAACCGGCTGTGGGTCGCCGACGCCACCCGCATCCCGTGCGGTGAGGGCGTGTTCTGGCTGGCGGCGGTCCGCGATGTCTTCTCCCGCCGGATCGTCGGCTGGAAGACCTCCGACCGCTGCGACACCGACCTGATCCTCGCCGCCCTCGAATACGGGATCTGGTCACGCGATGTCCGAGACGGCCAGTTGATCCATCACAGCGACAGGGGATCGAACTATACGTCTTTCCGGTTCACGCAACGGCTGCAGGACAACGGAATCCTGCCGTCCATGGGCTCCGTCGGTGACTCGTACGACAACGCCCTGATGGAGAACTTCTGGTCCACGCTGAAGATCGAACTCGTCTACCGCACGAGCTGGCGAACCCGCGACGAGGCCGAGAACGCGATCTTCGCGTACATCGACGGCTGGTACAACACCCACCGCATCCAGAAAGAACTCGGCTACCTCAGCCCCGACGAATACGAGACCGCCTGGCACACCAGCCAGCACGACCAGGCCGAGCCACCTATCGCCACCCCTGCACCAGCCGGCAGCAGGTAA
- a CDS encoding serine hydrolase, with product MDDAAPRGRRRARYLTMALAVALCCALSVFLAVRAGHTTAASWSEPSLTNSPSDQPSDQPSDPAPADPMLPAGPQPTEVAAPGDASAAVAASVQTYLKSQGDQSAVAVLDTTTGAQVTVNADTGFNTASIVKVDILATLLLERQAAQGLTLNEQGLAYDMITKSDNNAATSLWNEMGGASGLAAANRTLGLTETTPGIGNSWGHTTTTANDQLRLLQDLTSASSPLNATSRGYALNLMSQVENDQDWGVPAAASAQATDVYVKNGWLDDATDNGLWINNSVGRIVEPGHDWLVVVLTNGNTSESSGINVVEHAATLAVSGLRAS from the coding sequence ATGGACGACGCCGCGCCGCGTGGCCGGAGACGCGCCCGCTATCTCACGATGGCGCTGGCCGTCGCCCTCTGCTGCGCCCTCTCCGTGTTCCTGGCTGTCCGCGCCGGCCACACCACAGCCGCCTCGTGGAGCGAGCCGTCGCTGACGAACTCGCCGTCGGACCAGCCGTCGGACCAGCCGTCGGACCCGGCGCCGGCAGATCCGATGCTGCCGGCCGGCCCGCAGCCCACGGAGGTCGCCGCCCCGGGTGACGCAAGCGCTGCGGTCGCCGCCTCGGTCCAGACCTACCTCAAGAGTCAGGGCGACCAGAGCGCGGTAGCCGTCCTGGACACGACGACCGGAGCGCAAGTAACGGTGAATGCGGACACCGGATTCAACACGGCCAGCATCGTCAAGGTGGACATCCTCGCCACCCTGCTGCTCGAACGCCAAGCGGCGCAGGGTCTCACCTTGAACGAACAAGGCCTGGCGTACGACATGATCACCAAGAGCGACAACAACGCTGCGACAAGCCTCTGGAACGAAATGGGCGGCGCCTCCGGGCTGGCCGCCGCCAACCGCACGCTCGGCCTGACCGAGACCACCCCCGGCATCGGCAACTCCTGGGGTCACACGACCACCACAGCGAACGACCAGCTTCGCCTCCTGCAGGATCTGACCAGCGCCAGCAGCCCCCTCAACGCGACCAGCCGCGGCTATGCGCTGAACCTGATGAGCCAGGTCGAGAACGATCAGGACTGGGGCGTGCCGGCCGCGGCGTCGGCGCAGGCCACCGACGTGTACGTGAAGAACGGCTGGCTGGACGACGCCACCGACAACGGGCTGTGGATCAACAACAGCGTCGGCCGGATCGTGGAGCCCGGCCACGACTGGCTGGTCGTGGTGCTCACGAACGGGAACACGAGCGAGAGCAGCGGCATCAACGTCGTCGAGCACGCCGCGACCCTCGCCGTGAGCGGCCTGCGGGCGTCGTAG